The genomic stretch tgttcaacgcaatggaaggattgggtcgtgctgtgggatcacagactggagcgattgctgatttgaatcgcaaggtagattccatcttgatgatgttacagaaagaattaattggaattgtcagagccagcatatagagcaggaatgtcattgttttgactgctcgaagaaaaaacaacatcttaatctacgatttgactccctcgaatggccttgaggaacaggctgtttgaaaacactcccccgaggactcctcaaagatggacgcttttgacctttccctttttttcaaaagcacctgggtcggactcttgaactcttgaactcttggggccggcctcggcccataaagacaatccaacatctcacccaagttaattgggcatacatgcacgcacatacccctccccaaatcaacgccttcaccactgctttattcctccggggttgtgggggctgagcagcgctcaacagcagctgctggcctccaaggtcctgttggatgactctgttgcgagttgttgtgattaaatgtaccttgtttatgtgtgccatgctatgtgaggtttttttcctcggactcagtctggaccattcctgagggtccagcctcagactgatatttttttttacttcccccctcccccaatgtcacctttttcccacctttttaaggagcgcctaagtgaggctgatccgttggcggtcccgtcttgtctccctgtaacgtatgtctgctcttagcgggattgtgccgaaaatgtaatttcagttcttatgtgtcttgtacatgtaagaatggacaataaagctgattgattgattgattgattgatattccaagttgacatatcctgattactttattgatgaaaacggtgaagattataatatgagtaatgtagtaaacaagttcaatattttttttgtaaatgttggtcctaaattggctgttgatatcccagacaatggagttacaaaatcaactattgaacagaattcttcgtcattcttcctctcagctacaaatgaacAGGAAgagacaaacattgtgcggaagtgtaaaagtaagtgctccactgactgccatgatatcaacatgatattggttcaaaaggttatcctgaatattgtagaaccattaacttatatatgtaatttatcattccagactggctgctttccaagtcaaatgaaaatcgctaaagtaactccgctcttcaaaagtgacagcaaacacgctttcaccaattacagaccaatctctcttttgcctcagttctcaaaaatcttagagaaactatttaactctcgacttgaatcctttcttgagaagcatcatataatcaatgacggtcagtatggctttaggtccaaaagacaacttcaatggcaataactgaagctattgaggaaattaccagaggtgggaccaagtcattgctttgcaagtcacaagtaagtctcaagtctttgccctcaagtctcgagtcaagtcccgagtcaagacaggcaagtcccgagtcaagtccaaagtcaagactggaaagtctcaagtcaagtcacaagtcctgcattttgagtttcgagtcctttcaagtccttttgaccacagactaatatttttacacagattgtgtatgctttaaaaccgctgtatttatttattaaaacaaatgcatttgaaatagcaggaaagaaaatagtactgacattgcaattcataatagcactattaaccagtcattttaatagtttaaacaattttaaacatttaactcattcctttacagaataaacacatttgcaaaaacaagtgcaactgtacttatttgtacaaaagtgttaacattgtatttccatggcatattgcattgtaactagttccacagcagtttctattctgttcttaccttatctcattgatctcatctcatactgtatgtgtgttgatgtgtgcgtacacatgaaaaacataacaaatacatgaacataacaatgaacagagttgtactttttagatgtcagggccctatgcaatatgtacacatattcttaatatagtatatattttaactgacctttatttgactatgtttgtctttttgtaggtggctaaaatatgcggtgctgctgaccgccgtctaacgttatgttactgtgtgtgatacattgactaacgtaacgttatgtataggtacctcatgcaaccctgcttaaaaaatcacttgacaaaaagtatgaataaggtagcaaactgcagtggacgcaacatattgccgtgtttgaaatgacgttataaccataaacatcttataagtagacgcaatattggttgctgtgacgcgagcaatttgcatcttgaagtggtgatgaggagccggcgagcagcctaaactgacagttgacaggtagaaaacaaagatgccgggctggtgttcagtgttttcctgctcaaatgagcggactgttgaaaatagtaatcgggggattacttttcacaagtaagatttaacattaatgtactattggttgtattttatgaaaataacattaccacagagttgagaaggagcaaagatcttcaatatttgtatgtgaaaatcacaaataaatcttctgggggaggatgacgcccttacaggggtttggtttacaaactttctgccccacctaaaacaaaattcaccagccaccattgattataatgcattctcgttttaggcaaaatataagacaatactttcttaacagtataattgtaaccaggaataagtcttcaagtaacattattcaaatactaacattgttgggtaaaacagaatttggttttattctgaatccagtgaaacagattggtggttttagctgatataaagactttcaggtgtttatatatgtttatgtttaagtatttggcagacgcttttatccaaagcgacatacataaaaaaatacatatataacaatcactgtaaacatgatcatttaagggaagaatgtaatacaaaatatcaacacaaagtgtcacgacagaataaactctctgctgctgcagcaacagagttacggtctataagatatatagatatctaatgtattcatacattgtttatttagcatgtatatataacgtaatcatattgtttcttcaatttaaaaatagctgaccgttttttcccccttctctgggattatattcccagttttaatctcggacgtctggtcacttatagcgtataagaatattctattactgttaagcaaactatgaataataaaacatgtgtccgttatcatagctacacgtatgacaaaaaagcgcgtgaaaatgagtggtattcagtgaggtaaaatgaattaaatgcgttgacagttcattgctcctgccaaatgaattgcactgagtggagcggatcaccactccaagatggcggccccgcgtctcgtctgcgccagtaggcagtagcgctcgatgctgtgtacccttataagatgtctatggttatgacgttagcagtgagtttacagcctcactgatttaactacacagcaaataaaagtcatgttacttagccaataaacgttatcttacattcaaaacttacccttctttgtgcaacttcaaatgtcgaacgaagttggaagttgttgcgtctccgtctgtaatattcgaactgcgtgatttgcatacggcaattcgttgaccaagtcgtagtttttatacccgaacgaaaccaactttggtataaatctttctctctggcgcgttgtttgacaactcttgttcattggttgtcctgcaatttgattggctgaatgctgtgtgatgaaaacaatgtagatctaatttgattggctgttgtactgagagcacacacgctgacacgcagcacacacgctgatagacagacacgtacaaaatgaaagctacggagcgctcccaaataactttttaagctttaggttttggggaaagtagcaaatcatgtcaagtcaaaaggctcaagtccaagtgaagtcacaagtcattgatgttaaagtctaagtcaagttgcaagtctctttacattttgtcaagtcgagtctaaagtcatcaaattcatgactcgagtctgactcgagtccaagtcatgtgactcgagtccacacctctggaaattactaatgcactggagcataaaagatatgcagttggtatttttattgacctaaagaaagcctttgataccattaatcattcaattctactagataaaatgggaagatatggaattagggggctggctggtgactggttaaaaagttatttaacagggagggtacagtttgttaaaatgggtatatttttatctgatactcttggcattgcttgtggtgtcccccaggggtccgtgttggggccaaaactgtttaatgtatatattactgatatgtttaatacatccaagatactgaaatttatactttttgcacacgacacaaatttattctacagtagtgatgactataatgagctcataaatacagtaaacacagaactaaacatagtaaaaaaaatggatggacacaaataaattatctttgaatataaataaaactaagatagtaatgtttggaaatcgcaacataacgtctgaacagaaaataagtattgatggtacccaaattgaaatcgtaaatgagaatacatttttgagagtaataattgatagtaaactatcatggaaacctcatgtcagacacattactGTGTTGaagtaaataaatgggttatacttatatatcgcttttctaccttcaaggtactcaaagcgctttgacagtatttccacatttacccattcacacacacattcacacactgatggcgggagctgccatgcaaggcactaaccagcagccaacagaggcaaagggtggagtgtcttgcccaaggacacaacggacgtgactaggaaggtagaaggtgggaattgaaccccagtaaccagcaacactccgattgctggcacagccactctatcaacttcgccacgccgtccctactgggaatacttaccacaacacaattcatcctctgatcatattacagaaaagatcattcacaacgttggttatttagaacatactcataatctgtttatgcaatcaaagttgctcaaatttgatgaccttgttaaatataatacattaataatcttatataaagcttttaacaaattattgccacctaatctacaacgtttttttataagacgagtgcaagctcataacttgagaggctttggatatttcttattgccgagagctcaaaccactggtaaaggtttttgtgtgtctgtatgcggagtaaaactatggaacaaactggacttacaacacaagcaatgccaaactattaatcgatttaaactattatacaaacatggggtctggttcaaatatagagatgagggtctttaatttgacctgctgctatactctgtctcaaagtgttaacatgtgctcaatgtttccttaccattattgctatgttgtctattaccattattgctatgatgtctattaccattgttggtatattcattattcctacattgttgatacaaatgattgttacagtgtaataattattgttacctgtggtaatgccactataatACAAcacctgtattataatccttgaacaaagtgagagtgaaactcatgtgaataatcactgaatggagaactagggggtgggattaaataagttatcttcttcccactccctttcaggcaaaactggacaataatgcactatattaatttatattattatgttttgtcaacttgtacgtctttgtcattgcctgaaataaataaataaatgaaaaaaaaaattaaaaaaagctataaaaaaagaaattcactttattgagttaacattatttctttatagggggaaagatgttatgagctagggaatataacaactacactacccagcatgcaacgggagcgacgagcatgcgcggtagccccgaaaagtgttgttgcatgtcaccacccggcaactaagaatgaggttatgagcacgctgtgaaagtaaacgtcaagaactcagccaacacgcctcgtctgcattatttataattagacaacacatatacagtgtgattttgttttgtttacaaggaaagaaaaacaaaagttaaaaaagggagatgtgttgtatatatatgtgtatgtgctgcggttgctttaagaacgttgcgacagctgccgtaaaggaggtgcgttgctcgcctggttgctatgtttccggttggtcgtaaaagtgttggtcatgtgtttgtaccctgctcaaatctctcagtaaagttattcattggattataacttttgttttgaactttattacaccttggagcgctttttccggtccatttttttcctgctttcgctatctgctcctaatgactgagctacgtgacgtcatttcttgtgatgtcacacggagcatttctggtcgagacgggattcgttccgagggattcgaataaaaaaacaactctttttctttactatagtggtctcgataacgggtaccggttctcaaaaagggattcgagtccgaggactctgttcttttcttatcgaacaaccgggaaaatcggtttcgagtatcatccctatgtagaactccccctggtgttgtggttatggcggtcatttacgttaaggaagtagtttgacatgtacttcagggaggtgtagcggattttatagactaggctcagtgcaagttgttttactctgtcctccaccctgagccagtccactttggagaagtgggtaggagtgaggtgtgatctggggtggaggtctaaaagtaacctgactagcttgtcctgggatgtttggagtttagatttgagggttttggaggtgctggggtaccaggaggtgcatgcgtaatcgaaaaagggttgaacgagactTCCTGCTAGAATCTTCAagatgcttttgttgaccagagaggagattctgtagagaaatcttgttcgttggttgacctttttgattaccttggttgccattttatcacaagaaagattagcctctggaatggaacctaggtaggtgacctcatctttcctggtgataacaatgtcacccacttttatagtgaagtcactgactttcttgagattgatttaggacccaaataggatggattccattttacccaagtgtatggatagtttattgtcagcgagccaggtgcaaattctacaaagttcagcactgaggattttctccacctgtgacttgtccttgccggataccagcagggccgagtcatccgcaaacaagaaccattcacagtcgcatgctgatgacatgtcatttacgtatattaggaacagtaaaggtcccaatatactgccttgggggactccacagcttactgagagggggggacacggtgccgttcacctctaccacctgctccctcccctccaagtaagattgcatccagctggatgaggttttatcaaatccgattgctctgagcttatccaacagtatagcgtggttaacggtgtcaaaggccttctgaaggtccagcatgaccatgccgcagtatttgcccgcgtccacctcatgtttgatgtggtcggtcagatagagaaggcatgtgtcagtggagtggttagttctgaagacggattggaatttgtacatgagtttattagtagtgtcacctttattgttagtttagaagcccaaatacctccatattgcacttcacgcaccctctttattaaccagtagaattgtcctttgttgcctttcttcctctccaccatgttattgcttgtatgcactttgtgtgtgcgttttgacacactcaacgtcatgcgcctcggctctgtagtcaccatcatttcattcagatgaaagaactgTACCGgaacttttcaaaggtggtatagtaccgatttcaattgattagtaccacgacactttattagtagcagtatactgtacaaccctactacacacacatacagtacatagaagaaagtgtgtttttgttgtttgtgtcttgcagacgtccagcagctgatcggtaatccagaagatgtttcccctcagttaggggggagctccactttgaagcaggagactccacaaccaccctgcattaaaaaggaagaggaggaactctggatcactcaggagggagagtgtcttctaggacgagaggaagctgattacgaggttgaagtaactttgagcagcgatacagactgtgaaggtgatatgaggactcacactgacaaacaATTTGAATGCTCTAAGAGGAAGAAAGGTAAATTACATTTCAGTTGTTCAATTTGTGCTAAGAGCTGTACTCAAAACAGCAAGTTGACtcagcacatgagaacacacacaggtgaaaaaccatttatttgttcagtttgtggcaaaagcttttctgttaagagaaatttgactcaacacatgagaacacacacaggtgaaaaaccatttatttgttcagtttgtggcaaaagcttttctgctAAGAAACatgtgactcaacacatgagaacacacacaggtgaaaaaccatttagttgtacaatttgtggcaaaagctttcctGTTAAGAGAAATTTaaatgaacacatgagaacacacacaggtgaaaaaccatttagttgtttagTTTGTGGCAAAATCTTTTCTCGGAGTACCTCTTTGACTctacacataagaacacacacaggtgaaaaaccatttaattgttcagtttgtggcaaaagcttttctcggaGTACATCTTTGActctacacatgagaacacacacaggtgaaaaaccatttaattgttcagtttgtggcaaaagcttttctcgaaatatcAATTTGACTAGACACAGgacaacacacacaggtgaaaaaacatttaagtgttcagtttgtggcaaaagcttttctcaaaatagcattttgactcaacacatgagaacacacacaggtgagaaaccatataagtgttcagtttgtggcaaaagcttttctgataagagccatttgactcgacacatgataacacacacaggtaaaaaaacattaaattgtttagtttgtggcaaaagcttttctgaaaGTAGCAATTTgaccagacacatgagaacacacacaggtaaaaaaacatttagttgttcagtgtgccgTAAAAGGTTCGCACATAATGCAGtcgcagtaaaacacataagaacacacaagggaaaataaccaattagctgtttagtttgtggtatgttgctcatatatggtgacatccaccctacccaggacctcctcactgcttctttcacaaatatctgaggtattaaTACAAAcgtggattatttggagcataatattatctactcatgaccccatgtcttcacTGTATCTGAAACCACTGgacgcgagatgagtttgcgaagtgtaaaattcagttgcatttttaatgaaagaaactgttgttctaaatgtgtccgctggatgtcgcaatagcaattctgttaggcaagcaaatagattataccggggcgagcaagtataccaagcaagaggtacacggtaaagcggggctgtgactcctccccctccacacaaCGTAAAACAgtagtaaaataagcaatcagtaaccccacttaaaatgcagcatgagacactgcacactgatatagttctgtgaaaatgattgtcttctgtgcaaatgtaaagaaagtgaacagtgtgtgatttactgcaatactgtcagtcttttaactttttatttgtgctttgttgaaattgttcacacattgcacagcttttattttcctatcaatacacattatgtctagaagacaggaagtaactcaacactcttgaatagtttatacctcagtttgtatggtttgttgagttagcacaggattaatatgtggaaatgacaaatgaggtagttgatacatagaatagtttttattcatgctttatttagttttttgttcaatcctagatgggttgtgacttaaaatttaattgctttgtagataaactgagattaagtctaaattcattttgttcttcaaggtgtttttgaaaatgcaccagttttttcctctaaatgttcaaccaacttgaagtgttttgtcaagaggattatttgtgatatgtacattttcataatgtgcttgttctattttgggccgaaataaaataaagaaaacaatctgaagttagctaaaatgagtttgacacccctgctgtaatgtgactcatgtgagcaggttactgtataaacacattttgttataagttataaaaatgtgttcagttctcagagacacatcaatgtcaggctgacaatcgctcttcagctttctccaaacacgagaacaaagcagctcctactgacttgtgattggtcagaccgtgcccatcttaatcacatggctaatttcaatataataaattgcgatgtaacacaattgaatatcttatatgctcagacagtaatgtgtttatataagtttggattgtgttatgatgtttgtaatggggaaagacgttaatgtgtcttgttttcatttttgcatttaagatagttgacatttagcatgatagctgttaactggcaattagtgatgttaagtgcctaagatggtagttattgattagcagtgcgatgagggctttctgctggtgagtgattctggtgttttacaggattcatggaagtttattgtcataccagcacacgatacacatgagatggcacacaatttagtagcacgtgaacaataggattggtcctggtggagatctacactcttagtgcttttagtgcttttcttctttattcagagtaatcatttgactttctAAAGGTTTTTATCTAAAACAActaagttgggttgaaaaataaTTCTGTGTTTcttgtagtatttaaaatgtatgattttttttccttcaatgtatgccctttttctggtttgaacaaaagccatggaaaaagtctgtgcacgtgcttgtatatacatcttttttaattttcaaaaaatagTTGTCGACTATTTGATGTTGGATACTTTTGAAAACCATTGTTTTAAGACAAGATTAAAATGcccttattttgaaaaacaactgttgcggagtaggaaacggaagttgctgacttctagcgcatgcgcaaatgttCTTGAAGCGAAGCAAAAAGacgaagaccgcatgctatggttTTTCGGATAATtttcgaattcacgatcttaaagtcatatgattcacagcaaatatagcaacaaatatctcaattggtattttccaaagccacgaaacgtgcattgagtttggagcgatatctgaagtgaagattgaagacgtgatagaagatggacgactactgctatgctaagatggcgacgtccgctaaaagagaacatgaaagagaatcagcgccaccaacttccagcaaatcaccaacggagataaagacgaaagatgaaggtgagtgacttgaagttttgtcatttcaaAGCTATTTGAATTTCAAGCCCTTAAAGTCGAAATgagccgaccttgttgaagaatgtaaagaaagagccgccatgattgttagcttgaagaaggcagtggagttcacatcagaggagatgaaagaatgcaaaagtcaaatgaagaaagtggaagagcaaaacaagcgcttgtgtaaagaaaataatga from Entelurus aequoreus isolate RoL-2023_Sb linkage group LG17, RoL_Eaeq_v1.1, whole genome shotgun sequence encodes the following:
- the LOC133632443 gene encoding oocyte zinc finger protein XlCOF22-like gives rise to the protein MRTHTDKQFECSKRKKGKLHFSCSICAKSCTQNSKLTQHMRTHTGEKPFICSVCGKSFSVKRNLTQHMRTHTGEKPFICSVCGKSFSAKKHVTQHMRTHTGEKPFSCTICGKSFPVKRNLNEHMRTHTGEKPFSCLVCGKIFSRSTSLTLHIRTHTGEKPFNCSVCGKSFSRSTSLTLHMRTHTGEKPFNCSVCGKSFSRNINLTRHRTTHTGEKTFKCSVCGKSFSQNSILTQHMRTHTGEKPYKCSVCGKSFSDKSHLTRHMITHTGKKTLNCLVCGKSFSESSNLTRHMRTHTGKKTFSCSVCRKRFAHNAVAVKHIRTHKGK